AATACTATTAAAATCAGCATTTCAAAATTAAATTTCCACTAGAATACTACTGTTTTAGTTAAATTTGTTAAAGATCAAATAGTAAATCATATGAAACTACTTCAATTCTCATGTTTATCATTATTAATGATGCTAAGTTCTTGTTCAATTAGTCATAAAAAAGAAGTCACTCCAGAAAAAGACGATTTAATCTTTCATTCTTCAAAACTTGAACGTAAAAAAAATGCTCCATTTTCTGATGCAGTAGAAGTGGGTAATACACTGTATTTAGCAGGTCAAGTAGGAATAAATCCAGAAACCGGAAAACTACCTGAAGGAGGTATTACTGGCGAAGCAAGACAAACGTTAGAAAATATTAAAGAAGTATTAGAACTTCATGGATCTGACCTTGAACATGTTGTAAAATGTACTGTAATTTTGGCGACAACAGATGATTTTAAGGAATTTAATAAAATTTTCCGTGAATATTTTCCTAAAAATAAGCCTGCAAGAACTACATTTGCAGCCGGTTTGCTCGTAGGGGCAAAAATTGAAATAGACGTAATAGCGGTAAAAGCAGATGGATTCAAAGACGCAAGAGTTAATTAAACAAGGAAAAATGCTTCCATTAATGGAAGAGTTTTATACTATTCAAGGAGAAGGAGCACATACTGGAACAGCAGCATATTTTATTAGAATAGGTGGATGTGATGTAGGTTGTCACTGGTGTGATGTTAAAGAAAGTTGGGATGCTAATTTACACCCACCAACACATACAGATTTGATTGTAGATAATGCTAATACATATGCAGAAACGGTTGTTGTTACTGGTGGAGAACCATTAATGTGGAGTTTAGACTATATTACAAAACAGTTACAAGAGAAAAATATTAAAACTCATATTGAGACTTCTGGTGCGTATAAATTTTCAGGAGTATGGGATTGGTTTTGTTTATCACCTAAAAAAACTAAACTTCCGTTACAAAGAGCTTACGAAGAAGCAGATGAATTAAAAATGATTATCCATAATAAGAGTGATTTTGAATTCGCGGAAAAAGAAGCATCGAAAGTAAATGATAAATGTTTATTGTATTTACAACCTGAATGGAGTAAAAGGGATAAAATGATTCCGCTAATTATTGATTATGTGATGAAAAATCCAAAATGGAAAATCTCACTTCAAACTCATAAATACTTAAACATACCTTAATAAAAAGCGAAACGCCCAAGATGGGCGTTTTTTTGTACCGTGGTTTTTACTTTGGTTAGAGTAAAAGGATACACTTTTGTTTTCTTTTTCTCATAGATTTTCCCCGTCGACTATGATATAAAGCTATTTATATCTGACCTTATATATGTAAGGCTTTTTTGTAACCAGGACAAAGATATTTCTACTTCAAAAGACTCGGGTATGGTTTTCCCTTACTTTTAGTATGGGAAAACCATACTTTTTTATTCAATTAAGGAATTGTTAATTTTTTAACGTTTTTTAACATTATTAATAAATTTCGTATATTTGTTCAACAATGAGGAAAGTACATACATACACAATAGTTAGTGCATCAAACGCACTTCTAAATTTCGGAGGGTTAGAAAAAGATCTAAACCGAAATTGGACGCTATTACCTATATTACATAAATGATAAATTAAAAAATCAATAGATATATAAGGCGTTCAAAAAAGTTTGAACGCCTTTTTTTATATAATAAAATATGATTAAAAAAATAACTCACATATAGAAGTTTGAAAAGTTTACTTCATAAACAATTGAGCATTATCGGTTAACAAACATC
This genomic window from Tenacibaculum sp. 190524A05c contains:
- a CDS encoding Rid family detoxifying hydrolase, translated to MKLLQFSCLSLLMMLSSCSISHKKEVTPEKDDLIFHSSKLERKKNAPFSDAVEVGNTLYLAGQVGINPETGKLPEGGITGEARQTLENIKEVLELHGSDLEHVVKCTVILATTDDFKEFNKIFREYFPKNKPARTTFAAGLLVGAKIEIDVIAVKADGFKDARVN
- a CDS encoding 7-carboxy-7-deazaguanine synthase QueE, with amino-acid sequence MDSKTQELIKQGKMLPLMEEFYTIQGEGAHTGTAAYFIRIGGCDVGCHWCDVKESWDANLHPPTHTDLIVDNANTYAETVVVTGGEPLMWSLDYITKQLQEKNIKTHIETSGAYKFSGVWDWFCLSPKKTKLPLQRAYEEADELKMIIHNKSDFEFAEKEASKVNDKCLLYLQPEWSKRDKMIPLIIDYVMKNPKWKISLQTHKYLNIP